The following proteins come from a genomic window of Geothrix edaphica:
- a CDS encoding electron transfer flavoprotein subunit beta/FixA family protein, with translation MKILVALKQVPDTETKIKVAADGKSLDPADVKWITSPYDEYALEEAIRIKEGKGAEVVALSVGGDTAKDVLKNALALGADTAVLLKGDGQGDAFAVAQMIAAYAKDKGFDLILCGNKGLGGDNAAMGPMLAELLGVAQANVVVKLELGEGTFKAEREIEAGSEVVEGALPAVITAQKGLNEPRYASLKGIMAAKKKTIEELDASAVTAGAQVSALALPPERPAGRLLDGDASAQAQALLQALKDEAKVF, from the coding sequence ATGAAGATCCTCGTCGCCCTCAAACAGGTCCCCGATACTGAGACCAAGATCAAAGTCGCCGCGGACGGGAAGTCCCTCGATCCCGCGGACGTCAAGTGGATCACCAGCCCCTACGACGAGTACGCGCTGGAAGAGGCCATCCGCATCAAGGAGGGCAAGGGCGCCGAAGTGGTCGCCCTCTCCGTCGGCGGCGACACCGCCAAGGATGTGCTGAAGAATGCCCTGGCCCTGGGCGCCGACACCGCCGTGCTCCTCAAGGGTGACGGCCAGGGCGACGCCTTCGCCGTGGCCCAGATGATCGCCGCCTACGCCAAGGACAAGGGCTTCGACCTGATCCTCTGCGGCAACAAGGGACTGGGCGGCGACAACGCCGCCATGGGTCCCATGCTGGCGGAGCTGCTCGGCGTGGCGCAGGCCAACGTCGTGGTGAAGCTGGAACTCGGTGAGGGCACGTTCAAGGCCGAGCGCGAGATCGAGGCCGGCTCCGAGGTCGTCGAAGGCGCCCTGCCCGCCGTGATCACCGCCCAGAAGGGCCTCAACGAGCCCCGCTACGCCAGCCTCAAGGGGATCATGGCCGCCAAGAAGAAGACCATCGAAGAGCTGGACGCCTCGGCCGTGACCGCGGGCGCCCAGGTGAGCGCCCTCGCCCTGCCCCCGGAGCGCCCGGCCGGACGCCTCCTGGATGGCGACGCCTCCGCCCAGGCCCAGGCCCTGCTCCAGGCCCTCAAGGATGAAGCCAAGGTCTTCTGA